A region of Nocardioides sp. JS614 DNA encodes the following proteins:
- a CDS encoding aldehyde dehydrogenase family protein: MNRIDVRKTYKLYIGGAFPRSESGYSYEVLDSKGKFVANAALASRKDARDAVAAARKAFGGWSGRTAYNRAQILYRIAEVMEDRRPQFVQVVSQSEGLSAAKAGGVVDEAIDRLVWYAGWADKITQVVGNANPVAGPYFNLSTPEPTGVVAVLAPQASSLLGLVSVVAPVIVTGNTTVVVSSYERPLPAVTFAEVLATSDVPGGVVNLLTGSAATVGPWLAAHMDVNAIDLTGIAGDTALATDLEVAAADNLKRVRRAPAAEPDWSPDPGLEPMTAFLETKTVWHPIGV, from the coding sequence GTGAACAGGATCGACGTCCGCAAGACCTACAAGCTCTACATCGGGGGCGCGTTCCCACGCTCGGAGTCGGGCTACTCCTACGAGGTCTTGGACAGCAAGGGGAAGTTCGTGGCCAACGCCGCCCTCGCCTCCCGCAAGGACGCCCGCGACGCCGTCGCCGCGGCCCGCAAGGCCTTCGGCGGCTGGTCCGGGCGCACGGCGTACAACCGGGCCCAGATCCTCTACCGGATCGCCGAGGTCATGGAGGACCGCCGCCCGCAGTTCGTGCAGGTCGTCAGCCAGTCCGAGGGCCTCTCGGCCGCCAAGGCCGGCGGGGTCGTCGACGAGGCGATCGACCGCCTGGTCTGGTACGCCGGCTGGGCGGACAAGATCACCCAGGTCGTCGGCAACGCCAACCCGGTGGCCGGGCCGTACTTCAACCTCTCGACCCCCGAGCCCACCGGCGTCGTCGCGGTGCTCGCCCCGCAGGCGTCCTCGCTGCTCGGCCTGGTCAGCGTGGTGGCGCCGGTCATCGTGACCGGCAACACGACCGTGGTCGTCTCCTCCTACGAGCGGCCGCTGCCGGCCGTGACGTTCGCGGAGGTGCTCGCGACCTCCGACGTGCCCGGCGGCGTGGTCAACCTGCTGACCGGTTCGGCGGCGACCGTCGGCCCGTGGCTGGCCGCGCACATGGACGTGAACGCGATCGACCTGACCGGCATCGCCGGCGACACCGCACTGGCGACCGACCTCGAGGTCGCCGCGGCCGACAACCTCAAGCGGGTACGCCGGGCGCCGGCCGCCGAGCCGGACTGGTCGCCGGACCCGGGCCTCGAGCCGATGACGGCATTCCTCGAGACCAAGACCGTCTGGCACCCGATCGGGGTATGA
- a CDS encoding ATP-binding protein: protein MRARVIVLAGPSGAGKSRLAERVGLPVLRLDDFYKNGDDPTLPRIAEGANAGLVDWDDPRSWWLEDALAALDTLCREGSAEVPVYDIARDGRCGVQTLDLDGAELFVAEGIFAQEVVPHVTDTGQLAAAYCVRQHPAVTFWRRLTRDLRERRKPPLVLVRRGFALMRDQRRVVAHAVAKGCEPVTPEQGLAAVTALIGKGALR, encoded by the coding sequence GTGCGCGCGCGTGTGATCGTCCTCGCCGGGCCCTCGGGCGCCGGCAAGTCCCGCCTCGCCGAGCGGGTCGGCCTGCCGGTCCTCCGGCTCGACGACTTCTACAAGAACGGCGACGACCCGACCCTCCCGCGGATCGCCGAGGGCGCCAACGCCGGCCTGGTGGACTGGGACGACCCGCGGTCGTGGTGGCTCGAGGACGCGCTCGCCGCGCTGGACACCCTCTGCCGGGAGGGCAGCGCCGAGGTGCCGGTCTACGACATCGCGCGGGACGGGCGCTGCGGGGTGCAGACCCTCGACCTCGACGGCGCCGAGCTGTTCGTGGCCGAGGGCATCTTCGCCCAGGAGGTCGTGCCGCACGTGACTGACACGGGCCAGCTGGCGGCGGCGTACTGCGTGCGCCAGCACCCGGCCGTCACCTTCTGGCGCCGGCTGACCCGGGACCTGCGCGAACGCCGCAAGCCGCCGCTGGTGCTGGTCCGGCGCGGCTTCGCGCTGATGCGCGACCAGCGCCGCGTCGTCGCGCACGCGGTCGCGAAGGGCTGCGAGCCGGTCACGCCCGAGCAGGGCCTCGCCGCGGTCACCGCCCTGATCGGGAAGGGCGCGCTGCGGTGA